One stretch of Prunus persica cultivar Lovell chromosome G1, Prunus_persica_NCBIv2, whole genome shotgun sequence DNA includes these proteins:
- the LOC18793992 gene encoding protein disulfide-isomerase yields the protein MASSRVSLCFCLFLALCLTTIRAEEAESKEFVLTLDSSNFSDTVSKHDFVVVEFYAPWCGHCKKLAPEYEKAASILSSNDPPVILAKVDANEEANKGLASEYEVKGFPTIKILRNGGKIIQEYKGPREADGIVDYLKKQSGPASAELKTVEDATNLVGDKKIVVVGVFKKFSGEEFNNFTALAEKLRSDYEFGHTLDAKLLPRGESSVSGPVVRLFKPFDELFVDFEDFHVDALEKFVEESSLPVITEFNNDPSNHPFVIKFFNNPNEKALLFLNFSSEGVDAFKSKYREVAEKYNKEGISFLIGDLEASQGAFQYFGLKEDQVPLIIIQTNDGQKFLKPNVEPDHIIAWVQEYKEGKVSPYKKSEPIPEPNNEPVKVVVADSIQDVVLKSGKNVLLEFYAPWCGHCKKLAPILDELAVSYEKDSDVIIAKFDATANDVPSDFNVKYYPTLYFKTASGKILPFDEDERTKESFTAFIEKNRDKTEKQGSEKQDSGKDEL from the exons ATGGCGTCGTCTAGGGTTTCGCTCTGCTTCTGCTTGTTCCTCGCTCTGTGCCTTACCACGATCCGGGCCGAAGAGGCTGAATCGAAGGAGTTCGTGCTCACTTTGGACAGCTCCAACTTCTCCGACACTGTGAGCAAGCACGACTTCGTCGTCGTCGAGTTCTACGCACCCTG GTGTGGCCACTGCAAGAAGCTTGCTCCGGAG TATGAAAAAGCTGCTTCTATTTTGAGTAGCAATGACCCACCAGTCATTCTAGCAAAAGTTGATGCCAATGAAGAAGCAAACAAAGGACTTGCCTCTGAATATGAGGTTAAGGGTTTCCCCACAATCAAGATTCTGAGAAATGGTGGGAAGATTATCCAAGAATACAAGGGCCCTCGTGAAGCCGATGGTATTGTTGATTATTTGAAGAAACAAAGTGGTCCAGCTTCTGCTGAATTAAAGACTGTTGAAGATGCAACTAATCTTGTTGGCGACAAGAAGATTGTTGTT GTTGGGGTGTTCAAGAAGTTCTCTGGAGAGGAGTTTAATAACTTCACAGCTCTAGCTGAGAAATTGCGGTctgattatgaatttggtcACACTCTGGATGCTAAGCTCCTTCCACGTGGTGAATCATCGGTGTCTGGGCCTGTAGTTAGACTGTTCAAGCCATTTGATGAgctttttgttgattttgag GATTTTCATGTGGACGCTCTAGAGAAGTTCGTTGAAGAATCTAGTTTGCCCGTTATTACTGAATTCAACAATGACCCAAGCAATCACCCTTTTGTTATCAAGTTTTTTAATAATCCAAATGAGAAG GCCTTGTTGTTTCTGAACTTCAGTAGCGAGGGTGTTGATgctttcaaatcaaaatatcgTGAAGTTGCTGagaaatataataaagaaGGCATAAGCTTTCTAATTGGGGATCTTGAGGCTAGTCAAGGTGCATTCCAG TATTTTGGACTTAAAGAAGACCAAGTGCCTCTCATCATCATTCAGACAAATGATGGACAGAAGTTTCTGAAACCTAATGTGGAGCCAGATCATATCATAGCTTGGGTGCAGGAATACAAG GAAGGGAAAGTATCACCATACAAGAAGTCTGAACCTATTCCTGAGCCTAACAATGAGCCTGTAAAAGTGGTCGTTGCTGACAGCATCCAGGACGTTGTTCTCAAGTCTGGGAAAAATG TGTTGCTCGAGTTTTATGCTCCTTGGTGTGGACATTGCAAGAAGCTTGCTCCAATTTTGGATGAACTTGCTGTCTCATACGAAAAAGATTCTGATGTTATTATTGCAAAATTT GATGCCACTGCAAATGATGTGCCAAGTGATTTCAATGTCAAATACTACCCGACTTTGTACTTCAAGACAGCAAGTGGAAAGATCTTGCCGTTTGATGAGGATGAGAGGACCAAGGAAAGCTTCACTGCCTTCATCGAAAAGAACCGGGACAAAACTGAGAAACAAGGGTCGGAGAAACAAGATTCCGGCAAAGATGAGCTCTAA
- the LOC18788631 gene encoding two-component response regulator ORR9 isoform X2: MSSVSLKMELMKSDVADSEPQKQQQQQEEEQHFHVLAVDDSLLDRKLLERLLRGSSYQVTCVESGDEALKYLGLVDDLNQNSTASSSSTSPHSSQVQEGSKVINLIMTDYCMPGMSGYDLLKRVKGSSWKNVPVVVMSSENVPSRISMCLEGGAEEFLLKPLQLSDLKKLQPYLLKSLEHHSCNDNNNNNNVVVNEVGGVDPVDQIKSTACENTVKGNNNNNNVIISKRKAVVAAQTISERRPKMEGLALVV, encoded by the exons ATGTCATCAGTAAGCCTGAAAATGGAGTTGATGAAGTCAGATGTTGCAGACTCCGAACCCCAaaaacagcagcagcaacaagaagaagaacaacatTTCCATGTCTTGGCTGTGGATGATAGTCTTTTGGACAGGAAGCTCTTGGAGAGGCTCCTTAGAGGTTCTTCATAtcaag TGACTTGTGTGGAGTCTGGGGATGAAGCTCTTAAATATCTGGGTTTGGTTGATGACCTAAACCAAAATTCTACAGCTTCCTCTTCATCTACTTCCCCCCACTCATCACAAGTACAAGAG GGATCAAAAGTCATCAATTTGATCATGACAGACTACTGTATGCCCGGGATGAGCGGCTATGATTTGCTGAAACGGGTCAAG GGATCTTCTTGGAAAAACGTACCAGTCGTGGTCATGTCATCAGAGAATGTTCCTTCCAGAATCAGCAT GTGCTTGGAAGGAGGGGCTGAGGAGTTTCTTTTGAAGCCACTTCAGCTATCCGATTTGAAGAAGCTTCAACCTTACCTGCTCAAATCCCTTGAACATCATTCTTGCAacgacaacaacaacaacaacaatgtcGTAGTAAATGAGGTCGGAGGCGTTGACCCCGTTGACCAAATCAAAAGCACTGCTTGTGAGAATACTGTTAAgggcaacaacaacaacaacaatgttATTATTAGCAAGAGGAAGGCAGTAGTGGCTGCTCAAACAATATCAGAGAGAAGGCCCAAGATGGAGGGGTTAGCTCTGGTAGTATAA
- the LOC18789076 gene encoding uncharacterized protein LOC18789076 encodes MGCGGSKVDNLPLVTFCRERKDFIKTASDTRYALAAAHLSYFHSLKHIGDALCKFVDEDLIISGAGGSSSPPGSPVLTLPSDEGKPRRHPHKNDKHSSSSTSISHSVSVDSLKEEDIEDSHLHLSSGSGSDSDLESPSGHIHIEESPEQEVPSSSSYGYPPTSHMYYMRRSGTPMQTMSYEEPGRYPAQNGPYPDPYPGYSGYQPYGGGGFFGYPMGSPMTSEYPYNRRPPSPPPSDPPPAPPSPPKTSTWDFLNVFDTFDNSGYLGYNPRARYGYGSTTSSPDSKEVREREGIPELEDETEQEVMKEVHKEKRKANEDGYLSRNRNSGEGTSRGVRLQQPSSEGSSGTVPLHSSEGSSGTVPLHSSERSSGTVPLHSSESSHSVQGKEIKSSPDTIGSKNSEEEGAKKKRVSFEFEAPSTLGVGSSKGSSLTTLSVHGTRDLQEVVKEIRDEFETASSYGKEVAMLLEVGKLPYQPRGAALKVIFSRILYLVAPSMLSSQPPSGQPVRLTSKTMKMAKAYQGEPGKDFNKKSGNLSSTLEKLYAWEKKLYKEVKDEEKLRVDYEKKCKRLKSLDYHGAESAKIDATQASVRKLLTKINVCIRAVDTISSRIHKLRDEELLPQVTELIHGLIRMWKSMLKCHQKQFQAIMESKIRSLKVNTGLRRDSGLKATLELEMELLKWCTSFNNWVNTQKSYVESLNGWLLKCINQEPEVTPDGVAPFSPSRMGAPPIFVVCNDWCQAMERISEKGVADAMHDFASTLHQLWERQDEEQRQRIKAEYVSKNLESQLRKLRMERAKREHDHDASTDKTALSKAPSESGVSPLDDLKVDLDSMRKRLSEEKARHKEAIKLVNHAASNSLQAGLVPIFETLNNFTSEALKVHEQVRLQDAGGSY; translated from the exons ATGGGCTGCGGTGGCTCCAAGGTCGACAACTTGCCGCTAGTCACTTTCTGCAGAGAGCGCAAGGACTTCATCAAAACGGCGTCGGATACCCGCTACGCTCTCGCCGCAGCCCACCTCTCCTATTTCCACTCCCTCAAGCACATCGGCGACGCCCTCTGCAAGTTCGTCGACGAAGACCTCATAATCTCCGGCGCCGGTGGGTCTTCTTCGCCTCCGGGATCTCCCGTTCTCACGTTGCCCTCCGACGAAGGCAAGCCAAGAAGGCACCCCCACAAAAACGACAAACACTCGTCGTCGTCTACCTCGATTTCGCACTCTGTTTCGGTCGATTCGCTGAAGGAGGAGGACATTGAAGACTCGCACCTGCATTTGTCATCTGGGTCCGGGTCGGATTCTGACTTGGAATCGCCTTCGGGTCACATTCACATAGAGGAGAGCCCAGAACAAGAGgtaccttcttcttcttcgtatGGTTACCCTCCGACTTCGCATATGTATTACATGAGAAGGTCCGGGACACCGATGCAGACGATGTCTTATGAAGAGCCGGGGAGATATCCGGCCCAAAATGGTCCGTACCCGGATCCATATCCGGGTTATTCGGGTTATCAGCCGTATGGAGGTGGTGGGTTTTTTGGGTACCCAATGGGGTCACCCATGACAAGTGAGTATCCGTACAATCGGCGGCCTCCGAGCCCGCCGCCGTCGGATCCTCCTCCGGCACCGCCTTCACCTCCGAAGACCTCCACTTGGGATTTCCTGAATGTGTTTGATACTTTTGATAATAGTGGTTATCTGGGTTACAATCCGAGGGCTAGATACGGGTATGGATCCACCACAAGTAGTCCGGACTCAAAGGaggtgagggagagagagggaattcCGGAGTTGGAAGATGAGACAGAGCAAGAAGTGATGAAAGAGGTTCACAAGGAGAAGAGGAAGGCAAATGAGGATGGTTATTTGAGTAGGAATCGGAATTCGGGTGAAGGGACTTCAAGGGGTGTGCGATTGCAGCAGCCAAGTAGTGAGGGGAGTTCAGGGACAGTGCCATTGCATAGCAGTGAGGGGAGTTCAGGGACAGTGCCATTGCATAGCAGTGAGAGGAGTTCAGGGACAGTGCCATTGCATAGCAGTGAGAGTTCACACTCTGTCCAAGGGAAGGAGATAAAGAGCAGTCCAGATACAATTGGATCGAAAAACTCTGAAGAGGAGGGtgccaagaaaaaaagagtgagttttgagtttgaagcGCCATCGACGTTGGGTGTTGGATCTTCTAAAGGGAGTAGCTTAACCACATTGTCAGTCCACGGTACAAGGGATCTTCAAGAGGTTGTGAAGGAGATCAGGGATGAGTTCGAGACCGCTTCTAGTTATGGGAAAGAGGTTGCCATGTTGCTTGAGGTGGGCAAGTTACCTTATCAGCCTAGGGGCGCGGCACTTAAAG TGATCTTTTCCAGGATCCTGTACCTTGTAGCACCTTCCATGTTGTCGTCACAACCTCCATCCGGGCAACCAGTAAGACTAACTTCAAAGACAATGAAAATGGCAAAAGCATACCAGGGAGAACCTGGCAAAGATTTCAATAAGAAGTCTGGAAACCTTTCATCAACTTTGGAGAAACTTTATGCATGGGAGAAAAAGTTATACAAGGAAGTTAAG GACGAAGAAAAGCTACGGGTTGACTATGAAAAGAAGTGCAAGAGATTGAAAAGTCTAGATTATCATGGAGCTGAGTCTGCTAAGATTGATGCCACCCAGGCTTCTGTACGAAAGTTgctaacaaaaattaatgtttGTATCAGAGCTGTTGATACCATATCGAGCAGGATACATAAATTGAGGGATGAAGAATTGCTTCCCCAAGTCACGGAATTGATTCATGG ATTGATAAGAATGTGGAAATCCATGCTTAAATGCCACCAGAAACAGTTCCAAGCTATTATGGAGAGCAAAATTCGATCTCTTAAAGTAAATACCGGCCTTCGAAGAGATTCCGGTTTGAAAGCTACTCTTGAACTTGAAATGGAGCTTCTGAAATGGTGCACTTCCTTTAACAATTGGGTTAACACCCAAAAATCATATGTGGAGTCCTTAAATGGGTGGCTTTTAAAGTGCATTAATCAGGAACCTGAAGTAACTCCTGACGGAGTTGCCCCTTTCTCCCCAAGCAGGATGGGAGCTCCACCCATTTTTGTAGTCTGCAATGATTGGTGCCAAGCAATGGAAAGAATTTCCGAAAAGGGAGTGGCAGATGCAATGCATGATTTTGCTTCAACCTTGCACCAGTTATGGGAAAGGCAGGATGAGGAGCAACGTCAAAGGATCAAAGCCGAGTACGTCTCCAAGAATTTGGAGAGCCAACTTAGAAAATTGCGTATGGAGAGGGCAAAGAGAGAGCATGACCATGATGCAtcaacagacaaaactgctcTGTCAAAGGCTCCTTCTGAGAGTGGAGTTTCACCACTGGATGATCTGAAGGTGGATTTGGATTCGATGAGGAAGAGATTATCCGAGGAAAAAGCAAGGCATAAGGAGGCAATCAAATTGGTTAATCACGCAGCTTCCAACAGTTTGCAAGCAGGATTGGTCCCAATTTTTGAAACCTTGAATAATTTCACTTCAGAGGCTTTGAAAGTTCATGAGCAAGTCAGACTTCAAGATGCCGGAGGCTCATATTAA
- the LOC18788631 gene encoding two-component response regulator ORR9 isoform X1: MSSVSLKMELMKSDVADSEPQKQQQQQEEEQHFHVLAVDDSLLDRKLLERLLRGSSYQAVTCVESGDEALKYLGLVDDLNQNSTASSSSTSPHSSQVQEGSKVINLIMTDYCMPGMSGYDLLKRVKGSSWKNVPVVVMSSENVPSRISMCLEGGAEEFLLKPLQLSDLKKLQPYLLKSLEHHSCNDNNNNNNVVVNEVGGVDPVDQIKSTACENTVKGNNNNNNVIISKRKAVVAAQTISERRPKMEGLALVV; the protein is encoded by the exons ATGTCATCAGTAAGCCTGAAAATGGAGTTGATGAAGTCAGATGTTGCAGACTCCGAACCCCAaaaacagcagcagcaacaagaagaagaacaacatTTCCATGTCTTGGCTGTGGATGATAGTCTTTTGGACAGGAAGCTCTTGGAGAGGCTCCTTAGAGGTTCTTCATAtcaag CAGTGACTTGTGTGGAGTCTGGGGATGAAGCTCTTAAATATCTGGGTTTGGTTGATGACCTAAACCAAAATTCTACAGCTTCCTCTTCATCTACTTCCCCCCACTCATCACAAGTACAAGAG GGATCAAAAGTCATCAATTTGATCATGACAGACTACTGTATGCCCGGGATGAGCGGCTATGATTTGCTGAAACGGGTCAAG GGATCTTCTTGGAAAAACGTACCAGTCGTGGTCATGTCATCAGAGAATGTTCCTTCCAGAATCAGCAT GTGCTTGGAAGGAGGGGCTGAGGAGTTTCTTTTGAAGCCACTTCAGCTATCCGATTTGAAGAAGCTTCAACCTTACCTGCTCAAATCCCTTGAACATCATTCTTGCAacgacaacaacaacaacaacaatgtcGTAGTAAATGAGGTCGGAGGCGTTGACCCCGTTGACCAAATCAAAAGCACTGCTTGTGAGAATACTGTTAAgggcaacaacaacaacaacaatgttATTATTAGCAAGAGGAAGGCAGTAGTGGCTGCTCAAACAATATCAGAGAGAAGGCCCAAGATGGAGGGGTTAGCTCTGGTAGTATAA
- the LOC18793880 gene encoding delta-aminolevulinic acid dehydratase, chloroplastic, with translation MASTIVNVGPIQGLDYVGLRPAKPPKLNSGRIQIKTRPQRLFTVTASDGDGPMGKTRLTDAECEAAVVAGNAPHAPPAPPKPAAPAGTPVVSLLPINRRPRRNRRSPALRSAFQETSLSPANFVYPLFIHEGQEDTPIGAMPGCYRLGWRHGLVEEVSKARDVGVNSIVLFPKVPDALKNSTGDEAYNDNGLVPRAIRLLKDKYPDLVIYTDVALDPYSSDGHDGIVREDGVILNDETVHQLCKQAVAQARAGADVVSPSDMMDGRVGAIRTALDAEGFQHVSIMSYTAKYASSFYGPFREALDSNPRFGDKKTYQMNPANYREALIEAREDESEGADILLVKPGLPYLDIIRLLRDSSPLPIAAYQVSGEYSMIKAGGVLKMIDEEKVMMESLMCLRRAGADVILTYFALQAARSLCGEKR, from the exons ATGGCGTCAACAATTGTTAACGTGGGACCCATCCAGGGTCTGGATTACGTCGGTCTCAGACCCGCAAAACCTCCGAAGCTGAATTCGGGTCGGATCCAGATCAAGACCCGCCCGCAGCGCCTCTTCACCGTAACAGCCAGCGACGGCGATGGGCCCATGGGGAAGACCCGACTGACTGACGCCGAGTGCGAGGCCGCCGTCGTCGCCGGAAACGCCCCGCATGCGCCTCCGGCGCCGCCTAAACCCGCCGCCCCAGCGGGAACTCCAGTGGTGTCTTTGCTT CCGATCAATCGCAGACCTCGTCGTAACCGAAGGTCGCCTGCTCTGAGGTCGGCGTTTCAGGAAACAAGCTTGTCACCTGCGAATTTTGTGTACCCACTTTTTATTCATGAAG GTCAAGAAGACACGCCTATTGGAGCTATGCCTGGATGTTATAGGCTTGGATGGAGACATGGGCTTGTGGAAGAG GTTTCAAAGGCTCGAGATGTTGGTGTCAATAGCATTGTTCTCTTCCCCAAAGTTCCAGATGCTTTGAAG AATTCAACAGGTGATGAAGCCTACAACGATAATGGTTTAGTGCCTCGGGCAATAAGGTTGCTCAAGGACAAATACCCTGATCTT GTTATCTACACCGATGTTGCTTTAGATCCATACTCCTCTGATGGGCATGACGGTATCGTTAGAGAAGATG GGGTTATACTGAATGATGAGACAGTACATCAATTATGTAAGCAAGCCGTTGCCCAG GCCCGAGCTGGAGCAGATGTTGTCAGTCCCAGTGACATGATGGATGGTCGTGTGGGGGCTATTCGAACTGCTCTTGATGCTGAAGGTTTTCAGCATGTATCTATCATGTCCTATACGGCAAA GTATGCAAGTTCATTTTATGGTCCATTCCGAGAAGCATTGGACTCGAATCCACGTTTTGGTGACAAAAAAAC ttatcAAATGAACCCAGCAAATTACAGAGAGGCTCTGATTGAGGCACGTGAAGACGAGTCTGAAGGAGCTGATATCCTCTTG GTGAAGCCTGGTCTACCATATTTGGATATCATAAGATTACTCCGGGATAGCTCTCCCTTACCAATAGCTGCATATCAG GTTTCGGGTGAGTATTCAATGATCAAGGCTGGCGGGGTTCTCAAAATGATTGACGAAGAAAAGGTTATGATGGAATCCCTTATGTGTCTACGAAGGGCTGGAGCCGATGTAATCCTTACATATTTTGCCCTGCAAGCTGCCAGAAGTTTGTGCGGTGAGAAGAGGTGA